CCGGATCGTCTGGCGGTCGCCGTCGGCCTCCATCCCCTGCACCTGGCCGCGGCGGGAGGAGAGGTCGCCCATCAGGTCGCCCATGTACTCGGCCGGCGCGTACACCTCGACCTGCATCACGGGCTCGAGGATCGTCGCCCCCGCCTTCGCCATGGCTTCCCGGTACGCGAGCGATCCCGCGATCTTGAAGGCCATCTCCGACGAGTCGACGTCGTGGTACTGGCCGTCGTACAGGCGGACCTTGAAGTCGACCATCGGATGGCCGGCGAGATAGCCCTTCCGGCGCGCTTCCTGGATCCCCTTTTCGACGGCCGGGATGAAATTGCGCGGGATCGCGCCGCCGAAGATGTCGTTCTCGAACTCGAAGTCGGCCCCGCGCGGCAGCGGCGAGACCTCGATGCGGCAGTCGGCG
Above is a genomic segment from Thermoanaerobaculia bacterium containing:
- the fusA gene encoding elongation factor G (EF-G; promotes GTP-dependent translocation of the ribosome during translation; many organisms have multiple copies of this gene); the protein is YNVEVILHPPKVPYRETITRKAEAHGRHKKQSGGHGQFADCRIEVSPLPRGADFEFENDIFGGAIPRNFIPAVEKGIQEARRKGYLAGHPMVDFKVRLYDGQYHDVDSSEMAFKIAGSLAYREAMAKAGATILEPVMQVEVYAPAEYMGDLMGDLSSRRGQVQGMEADGDRQTIRALVPMAEMLTYGSTLRSITQGRGDFHMDFSHYAEVPHLVREKIIAESGKKQTAEAEA